One genomic window of Malaciobacter molluscorum LMG 25693 includes the following:
- a CDS encoding CvfB family protein: protein MNKNIKIGEINTLKINRASEPGLYLIAQDETEVLLPNVYIKQTMSLGQEIEVFIYTDSEDRLVATTITPKAMINEIQYLEVVDTTKFGAFVDIGLPKDILVPINKQKSTFKIGEKRLVKIIEDEKSHRLIGTEKFIKSFNRNTKKFKKNDEVNIIIYQKTPLGFKVIINEEYEGMIFHSEIFTKVEIGDKRKAYIKTVREDGKLDLSLQKIGEEKRLDDVSIVVSILKNNNNVLNITSKSDAKEIMDLFEMSKKRFKAALNTLVTTNQVHIENDSIRLHH, encoded by the coding sequence ATGAATAAAAATATAAAAATAGGTGAAATAAACACTTTAAAAATAAATAGAGCAAGTGAGCCTGGATTATACTTAATAGCTCAAGACGAAACAGAAGTTTTATTACCTAATGTCTATATTAAACAAACAATGAGTTTAGGTCAGGAAATAGAAGTTTTTATATATACTGATAGTGAAGATAGACTTGTTGCTACTACTATAACTCCCAAGGCAATGATAAATGAAATCCAATATTTAGAAGTTGTAGATACTACTAAATTTGGAGCTTTTGTTGATATTGGATTACCAAAAGATATATTAGTTCCTATTAATAAACAAAAATCAACTTTTAAAATAGGTGAAAAAAGATTAGTTAAAATAATAGAAGATGAAAAGTCTCATAGATTAATTGGAACAGAAAAATTTATAAAAAGTTTTAACAGAAATACAAAAAAATTTAAAAAAAATGATGAGGTTAATATTATTATCTATCAAAAAACACCTCTTGGATTTAAAGTAATTATAAATGAAGAGTATGAAGGTATGATTTTTCATAGTGAAATCTTTACAAAAGTTGAGATAGGAGATAAAAGAAAAGCTTATATTAAAACTGTAAGAGAAGATGGAAAACTTGATTTATCATTACAAAAAATTGGAGAAGAAAAAAGATTGGATGATGTATCAATTGTAGTTTCTATTTTAAAAAACAATAATAATGTTTTAAATATTACATCCAAAAGTGATGCTAAAGAGATTATGGATCTTTTTGAAATGAGTAAAAAAAGATTTAAAGCAGCATTAAATACCTTAGTTACTACAAATCAAGTTCATATTGAAAATGATTCTATAAGATTACATCATTAA
- the tpx gene encoding thiol peroxidase: protein MAITHLKGEEVNLLGNEVNVSDQAPIVKVVGQDLNEFEIGGAKDVIQVLVVVPSLDTPVCAAETRKFNEEAARLTNVEISVVSLDLPFAMGRFCTTEGIENINVGSDFRNKDLTNAYGLLIENGPLAGIAARAVFVIDTNGIVVYKELCEEITKEPDYDTVMKEIEKLI from the coding sequence ATGGCAATTACTCATTTAAAAGGTGAAGAGGTAAATTTACTTGGAAATGAAGTGAATGTTTCTGACCAAGCGCCAATAGTTAAAGTAGTAGGACAAGATTTAAATGAATTTGAAATTGGTGGAGCAAAAGATGTTATTCAAGTATTAGTTGTTGTACCATCATTAGATACTCCAGTGTGTGCAGCTGAAACAAGAAAATTTAATGAAGAAGCAGCAAGATTAACTAATGTAGAAATTAGTGTAGTTTCTTTAGACTTACCTTTTGCAATGGGAAGATTTTGTACAACAGAAGGAATTGAAAATATAAATGTAGGAAGTGACTTTAGAAATAAAGATCTTACTAATGCATATGGATTATTAATTGAAAATGGTCCTTTAGCAGGAATTGCAGCAAGAGCTGTATTTGTAATTGATACAAATGGAATAGTAGTTTATAAAGAACTATGTGAAGAAATTACAAAAGAACCTGATTATGATACTGTAATGAAAGAAATTGAAAAATTAATATAA
- a CDS encoding NnrS family protein — protein sequence MANWFKTFSNQPHQPFFLSGIIFFISFILLLFASYARIVNLSSTILTYHTYSMLFIVFIQFILGYLYILFPKILEEKPIKRSVYMMHFYIYFFSSLGFLSSLFFSSEYIIFFTLALLLVQFLSFKLLFIINLESKIKDKKDTSWILFFLFIGLIAHMIFYVSFYELEYSFTLKKAGTYIGFYFYFFGVAFAISQRMILETTKQKIKNYKIDKSMFLMTKFTILIFFKVISHFYENIYFSLVIDILFFIFIMYELIRWKLPIFKVNSMLWILYISLYWIPVSFLLLILQNSFEILHINFLFEQAPLHTLALGYINTLILAFILRATLYYKGKTQNANNITTLIFLFLQMAVILRLVASFSLNTELSYVLWINIASFSLVIILLLWFLNYLKIVLINK from the coding sequence ATGGCAAATTGGTTTAAAACTTTTTCAAACCAACCACATCAACCTTTTTTCTTAAGTGGAATTATATTTTTTATATCATTTATATTATTACTTTTTGCATCATATGCAAGAATAGTTAATTTAAGTTCAACAATACTTACATATCATACATATTCAATGCTTTTTATTGTATTTATACAGTTTATTTTAGGATATTTGTATATACTTTTCCCAAAAATTTTAGAAGAAAAGCCTATTAAAAGATCTGTATATATGATGCATTTTTATATATATTTTTTTAGTAGTTTAGGATTTTTATCATCACTGTTTTTTTCATCTGAATATATTATATTTTTTACTTTAGCCTTACTTTTAGTACAATTTTTATCTTTTAAGCTATTATTTATTATTAATTTAGAAAGTAAAATAAAAGATAAAAAAGATACATCATGGATACTATTTTTTCTTTTTATTGGACTAATTGCTCATATGATATTTTATGTATCTTTTTATGAATTAGAATATTCATTTACTTTGAAAAAAGCAGGAACATATATTGGATTTTATTTTTATTTTTTTGGTGTTGCTTTTGCCATTTCTCAAAGAATGATACTAGAAACTACAAAACAAAAAATTAAAAATTATAAAATAGATAAATCTATGTTTTTGATGACAAAATTTACTATATTGATATTTTTTAAAGTAATTTCTCATTTTTATGAGAATATATATTTTTCTTTAGTTATTGATATTTTATTTTTTATATTTATTATGTACGAATTAATAAGATGGAAACTTCCAATATTTAAAGTAAATTCAATGTTATGGATATTATATATTTCTTTATATTGGATTCCTGTCTCTTTTTTACTATTAATATTACAAAATAGTTTTGAAATATTGCATATAAATTTTTTATTTGAGCAAGCACCTTTACATACCTTAGCTTTAGGATATATTAATACTTTAATTTTAGCTTTTATTTTAAGAGCTACACTTTATTACAAGGGCAAAACCCAAAATGCAAATAATATCACTACTTTAATTTTTCTATTTTTACAAATGGCAGTTATATTAAGATTAGTCGCATCTTTTAGCTTAAATACAGAATTAAGTTATGTTTTATGGATTAATATTGCATCATTTAGTTTAGTTATTATTTTATTACTTTGGTTTCTTAATTACTTAAAGATAGTATTAATTAACAAATAA
- the msrP gene encoding protein-methionine-sulfoxide reductase catalytic subunit MsrP encodes MKYIKTKQWQIKESEVTSKTLFNKRRDFIKLGAASLVSSGAIFELLAKDKIPLANLQYKKDKNENNLTLNSYEQITSHNNFYEFTTNQSKVKDMAHTLDISNWKIKVDGLVEKPMVIDFETIMKKFPLEERIYRFRCVEGWAMVVPWIGFELSKLIKYLKPLSSAKYIKFETLYDEKMFPDQARGILSTISYPYVEALRMDEAMNELTILAVGLYGSSMPKQNGAPIRLIVPWKYGFKSIKSISKISFVDKQPLNSWQKENKNEYGFYANVNPYVDHPRWSQSKERVLGKFFKQRTLMFNGYEKQVASLYKGMDLTKDF; translated from the coding sequence ATGAAATATATAAAAACAAAACAGTGGCAAATTAAAGAGAGTGAAGTTACATCAAAAACTTTATTTAATAAAAGAAGAGATTTTATTAAATTAGGTGCTGCATCTTTAGTATCATCTGGAGCAATTTTTGAACTACTTGCAAAAGATAAAATACCACTTGCAAATCTACAATATAAAAAAGATAAAAATGAAAATAATCTTACTTTAAATAGTTATGAACAAATAACATCACACAATAATTTTTATGAATTTACTACAAATCAAAGTAAAGTAAAAGATATGGCTCATACTTTGGATATCTCAAATTGGAAAATAAAAGTTGATGGACTTGTAGAAAAACCTATGGTTATTGACTTTGAAACCATAATGAAAAAGTTTCCTTTAGAAGAGAGAATATATCGTTTTAGATGTGTTGAAGGTTGGGCTATGGTTGTTCCTTGGATTGGGTTTGAACTATCTAAACTTATAAAATATCTAAAACCTTTATCAAGTGCTAAATATATAAAATTTGAAACGTTGTATGATGAAAAAATGTTTCCAGATCAAGCAAGAGGAATTCTTTCAACTATATCTTATCCTTATGTTGAAGCTTTAAGAATGGATGAAGCGATGAATGAACTTACTATTTTAGCAGTTGGTTTATATGGTTCATCAATGCCAAAACAAAATGGAGCACCAATTAGATTAATTGTACCTTGGAAATATGGATTTAAATCAATAAAATCAATTTCTAAAATTTCATTTGTAGATAAGCAACCTTTAAATAGTTGGCAAAAAGAGAATAAAAATGAGTATGGTTTTTATGCGAATGTAAATCCATATGTAGATCATCCAAGATGGTCTCAAAGTAAAGAGAGAGTTTTAGGTAAATTTTTCAAACAAAGAACATTGATGTTTAATGGATATGAAAAACAAGTTGCAAGTTTATATAAAGGTATGGATTTAACTAAGGATTTTTAA
- a CDS encoding protein-methionine-sulfoxide reductase heme-binding subunit MsrQ, which produces MRIFLFVVFLTPFFIALYSLFITQNVIDPIKYIYTFSGVVATVILFFTIIISLMKRFINLMKYRRMIGLFGFFYACLHIINFVVLDAQFDVDFIINNLIKKPFIYLGAMAFFILVFLALTSTKRLFRKYNKYHKTLYLSLVLITIHFILAQKSLDIYQIFYIFIIGVISIFKLIQIKNLFNRN; this is translated from the coding sequence ATGAGAATATTTCTATTTGTAGTTTTTTTAACTCCTTTTTTTATAGCTTTATATTCACTATTTATAACTCAAAATGTAATTGACCCTATTAAATATATTTACACTTTTTCTGGAGTTGTTGCAACTGTTATTTTGTTTTTTACAATTATAATATCACTTATGAAAAGATTTATAAATTTGATGAAATATAGAAGAATGATAGGATTATTTGGATTTTTTTATGCTTGTTTACATATTATAAATTTTGTTGTTTTAGATGCACAATTTGATGTTGATTTTATAATTAACAATTTAATAAAAAAGCCATTTATATATCTTGGTGCAATGGCATTTTTTATTCTTGTATTTTTAGCATTAACTTCAACAAAAAGACTTTTTAGGAAATATAATAAGTATCATAAAACTTTGTATTTATCACTTGTTTTGATTACTATTCATTTTATATTGGCACAAAAATCACTTGATATTTATCAAATATTTTATATATTTATAATTGGTGTTATTTCTATTTTTAAACTAATTCAAATAAAAAATTTATTCAATAGAAATTAG
- a CDS encoding response regulator transcription factor produces the protein MKIFLLEDDTSLNKIIKLSLENKGFFVENFFDGYEAANIILNNRYDLYILDVNVLGFDGHKILEIIRNENINTPVIMISAEIDIENIKKSFNLGCNDYIKKPFDFEELFLRIQYHLSYKKEQNSDMNIELGYNFTFNLLEEKLYKHNHEIELTVKEKLLLTLFVKNINKSVTNEMIHEYVWDSKEMESVSMRSIIHKLKKKLKNGMIINLRGVGYKLISIE, from the coding sequence ATGAAAATTTTTTTATTAGAAGATGATACTTCTTTAAATAAGATAATAAAACTATCATTAGAAAATAAAGGATTTTTTGTAGAGAACTTTTTTGATGGTTATGAAGCTGCAAATATTATATTAAATAATAGATATGATTTATATATTTTGGATGTTAATGTATTAGGATTTGATGGCCATAAAATCTTAGAAATAATAAGAAATGAAAATATAAATACTCCTGTAATAATGATAAGTGCAGAAATAGATATTGAAAATATAAAAAAATCTTTTAATCTTGGTTGCAATGACTATATAAAAAAACCATTTGATTTTGAAGAGCTATTTTTAAGAATTCAATACCATTTATCTTATAAAAAAGAGCAAAACTCAGATATGAATATTGAGTTAGGATATAACTTTACTTTTAATTTATTAGAAGAAAAACTTTATAAACATAACCATGAAATTGAACTTACAGTTAAAGAGAAACTACTTTTAACTCTATTTGTAAAAAACATAAATAAATCAGTAACAAATGAAATGATACATGAATATGTGTGGGATAGTAAAGAGATGGAATCAGTTAGTATGCGTTCAATTATTCATAAATTAAAAAAGAAATTAAAAAATGGAATGATTATAAATTTAAGAGGTGTAGGATATAAACTAATTTCTATTGAATAA
- a CDS encoding hybrid sensor histidine kinase/response regulator yields the protein MDKKYTILIIDDKVENLQYLNNILKDENYLIKATTDAQFAIKSAKLSAPDLILLDIKIPHLNGFEVCRIFKDDEKLKDIPIIFISALDDVQSKVKAFEEGGVDYITKPFEKEEVKARIKTQLNLFESKQTNINLLKQQDFFLKKIIHEMNTPLSIISLNIDNLETQIGPKEQFEAIKASSKSLSFIYNDLYYLIKKEKKIEEKKEIELIKFLSSRVMFFDEMANIKNIDINLDIHAEFNIFIDENSLQRVIDNTISNAIKYAEINSQIDIILDINKDEHFIIIKNSGSYIQDTDSIFKAYYQDKSKNIGLGLGLNIVKDICDNNNIEISVKSENNTTSFSYKIDIKDVIKGNL from the coding sequence ATGGATAAAAAATATACAATACTAATAATTGACGATAAAGTTGAAAACTTACAATATTTAAATAATATATTAAAAGATGAAAACTATCTAATAAAAGCAACAACAGATGCACAATTTGCAATAAAATCTGCCAAATTAAGTGCACCTGATTTAATACTTTTAGATATTAAAATTCCTCATTTAAATGGATTTGAAGTTTGTAGAATATTCAAAGATGATGAAAAACTAAAAGATATTCCAATTATTTTCATAAGTGCTTTAGATGATGTACAAAGTAAAGTTAAAGCATTTGAAGAAGGTGGAGTTGATTATATAACTAAACCTTTTGAAAAAGAGGAAGTAAAAGCAAGAATAAAAACTCAACTAAATTTATTTGAAAGTAAACAAACTAATATAAATTTATTAAAGCAACAAGACTTTTTTCTAAAAAAAATCATCCATGAAATGAATACACCTTTAAGTATCATCTCTTTAAATATTGATAATTTAGAGACTCAAATTGGTCCAAAAGAACAGTTTGAAGCAATTAAAGCATCTTCAAAATCTCTATCTTTTATATATAATGATTTATACTATTTAATAAAAAAAGAAAAAAAAATAGAAGAGAAAAAAGAGATTGAACTTATAAAATTTCTATCTTCAAGAGTTATGTTTTTTGATGAAATGGCAAATATAAAAAATATAGATATAAACTTAGATATTCATGCTGAGTTTAATATTTTTATTGATGAAAACTCACTTCAAAGAGTTATTGATAATACTATTTCAAATGCTATAAAATATGCAGAAATAAATAGCCAAATAGATATAATTTTGGATATAAATAAAGATGAACACTTTATAATAATAAAAAATAGTGGTTCATATATTCAAGATACAGATTCTATATTTAAAGCATATTATCAAGATAAAAGTAAAAATATAGGTTTAGGATTGGGATTAAATATTGTAAAAGATATTTGTGATAATAATAATATAGAAATTAGTGTAAAATCAGAAAATAATACAACATCTTTTTCTTATAAAATAGATATAAAAGATGTAATAAAAGGTAATTTATGA
- a CDS encoding response regulator, which produces MNLKRLFMLLFILNTGLFILVVMVINRYQKSTNTLEQAYQMQYKSLVLAHELRQSSDDLTRMARTYVITGNPLFKKQYQTVLDIRNGVKPRPKRYNGIFWDFLTLDGSIATLDGKKIPLKELMKEANFPEEELNLLFTSQNESDDLTNLEHKAMNAIIGVFQDKNGNYTIKSKPNYKLARELMYSDEYHKAKIRIMKPLDKFYKMFETRTKAKVKEARVIVKKLEFYVTVIVLFSIIVFLLSFFIILFRIVQPLELLRVSMLRLSKNDMSVELDKDKYQDEIGDMIGAVDVFKDNTKKLITSEQKIKLSMQEATSANKAKSIFLVRMSHELRTPLNAIMGFSNLLKKSQNINEQERKNLTIIKKSANHLLNIINEILELSKIEAGKIEIVPKSFNFEELLKEIESIFEFRCESKGLKFKLIKSENLPSFIKVDELRLRQILINLLGNSIKFTKKGEISLYVYEQNKKLFFEVKDTGIGISKVNLKKIFKPFEQVKKDDYSQNGTGLGLSITKELISLMNGTIYVKSNLNKGSEFYFSISYEDSSNDEIDIKIDKSSIKSIQNQNFEKSILVVDDIKENRQLVTQILNQYEFKVFEASSGTEALELYEKNRIDLIFMDILMSDMNGLEAIKKIREDKNDRKIPIITLSANVFLEDRRKALKAGANDFLPKPFEEESILALLQKYLNVDVYLKEEVKQTSSHIEDLPIEFYEKLKEYSTLMRNEEILKILDTYLLNDSTKKVIIELLENFDYQQIINLCDSKLNKAV; this is translated from the coding sequence ATGAATTTAAAAAGACTTTTTATGCTACTATTTATTTTAAACACGGGATTATTTATCTTAGTTGTAATGGTAATAAATAGATACCAAAAATCAACAAATACTTTAGAACAAGCCTATCAAATGCAATATAAATCACTTGTTTTAGCCCATGAATTAAGACAAAGTAGTGATGATTTGACAAGAATGGCAAGAACTTATGTAATTACTGGAAATCCTTTATTTAAAAAGCAGTATCAAACTGTACTTGATATTAGAAATGGTGTGAAACCAAGACCCAAAAGATACAATGGAATATTTTGGGATTTTCTTACTTTAGATGGAAGTATTGCAACTTTAGATGGAAAAAAAATACCATTAAAAGAATTGATGAAAGAAGCAAACTTTCCAGAAGAGGAGTTAAATCTTTTATTTACTTCTCAAAATGAATCAGATGATTTAACAAACTTAGAGCATAAAGCAATGAATGCAATAATAGGTGTTTTTCAAGATAAGAATGGAAACTATACCATAAAATCAAAACCAAATTATAAATTAGCAAGAGAGTTGATGTATTCTGATGAATATCATAAAGCAAAAATAAGAATTATGAAGCCATTGGATAAATTTTATAAAATGTTTGAGACAAGAACTAAAGCAAAAGTAAAAGAAGCAAGAGTTATTGTAAAAAAATTAGAATTTTATGTAACTGTAATAGTTCTTTTTTCTATTATTGTTTTTTTATTATCTTTTTTTATTATTCTTTTTAGAATTGTACAACCTTTAGAATTATTAAGAGTATCAATGCTTAGATTATCAAAAAATGATATGAGTGTCGAACTTGATAAAGATAAATATCAAGATGAAATTGGAGATATGATTGGTGCTGTTGATGTTTTTAAAGATAATACAAAAAAACTAATAACAAGTGAGCAAAAAATTAAACTTTCTATGCAAGAAGCAACAAGTGCAAATAAAGCAAAATCTATTTTTTTAGTAAGAATGAGTCATGAGTTAAGAACACCTCTAAATGCAATAATGGGCTTTTCAAATTTACTTAAAAAATCTCAAAATATAAATGAACAAGAGAGAAAAAATTTAACTATTATTAAAAAAAGTGCAAATCATCTACTAAATATCATAAATGAAATACTTGAACTTTCTAAAATAGAAGCAGGAAAAATAGAGATAGTTCCTAAAAGTTTTAATTTTGAAGAACTTTTAAAAGAGATAGAATCTATTTTTGAGTTTAGGTGTGAATCAAAAGGTTTAAAATTTAAACTAATAAAATCAGAAAATCTTCCATCATTTATAAAAGTTGATGAATTAAGACTTCGTCAAATTCTAATAAATCTATTAGGAAACTCAATAAAGTTTACAAAAAAAGGTGAAATTTCATTATATGTATATGAACAAAATAAAAAGTTGTTTTTTGAAGTAAAAGATACTGGTATTGGTATTTCTAAAGTAAATTTAAAAAAGATTTTCAAACCATTTGAGCAAGTAAAAAAAGATGATTATAGTCAAAATGGTACAGGTTTGGGCTTATCAATTACTAAAGAGTTAATATCACTAATGAATGGAACTATATATGTAAAAAGTAATTTGAATAAAGGAAGTGAGTTTTACTTTAGTATTAGTTATGAAGATTCAAGTAATGATGAAATAGATATAAAAATTGATAAAAGTAGTATAAAATCAATCCAAAACCAAAATTTCGAAAAATCAATTTTAGTAGTTGATGATATAAAAGAGAATAGACAATTAGTAACTCAAATATTAAATCAGTATGAGTTTAAAGTTTTTGAAGCAAGTAGTGGTACTGAAGCTTTAGAACTTTATGAAAAAAATAGAATTGATTTGATTTTTATGGATATTTTAATGAGTGATATGAATGGACTTGAAGCCATAAAAAAAATAAGAGAAGATAAAAACGATAGAAAAATTCCTATTATTACTCTATCTGCAAATGTTTTTTTAGAAGATAGAAGAAAAGCTTTAAAAGCAGGTGCAAATGACTTTTTACCTAAGCCTTTTGAAGAAGAGAGTATTTTAGCCTTACTTCAAAAATATCTAAATGTTGATGTATATCTTAAAGAAGAAGTTAAACAAACGTCTTCTCATATAGAAGATTTACCAATAGAATTTTATGAAAAATTAAAAGAGTATTCTACTCTTATGCGCAATGAAGAGATATTAAAAATATTAGATACATACTTGCTAAATGATTCTACTAAAAAAGTAATAATTGAATTATTAGAAAACTTTGACTACCAACAAATAATAAACCTATGTGATAGTAAATTAAATAAAGCTGTATAA
- the urtA gene encoding urea ABC transporter substrate-binding protein: MKMRFAKAVVASTLLAGMLAHAADTIKVGVLHSLSGTMAISETTLKDTVLMLIKKQNEKGGLLGKKLEPVVVDPASNWPLFAEKMRSLLTKDKVDVTFGCWTSVSRKSVLPVVEELNGILFYPVQYEGEESSKNIFYTGAAPNQQAIPAVDYLMNEVKVKRWVLAGTDYVYPRTTNKILKAYLKSKGVKDKDIMVNYTPFGYSDWQSIVSDIKKFGSTGLKTAVVSTINGDANVPFYKELANQGIKAEDIPVVAFSVGEEELSGIDTKPLVGHLAAWNYFQSVETKQNDDFIKSWHKFKKDNKKVTNDPMEATYIGFNLWVKAVKKAGTTDVDKVRKAMIGLSVPNLTSGTATMLKNHHITKPVLIGEIQDNGQFETVWETKKEVPGDAWSNYLPDSKNLISDWTDPVNCGNYNTVTKKCLGNSK, encoded by the coding sequence ATGAAAATGAGATTTGCTAAAGCAGTAGTTGCTTCTACATTATTAGCTGGTATGCTTGCACATGCTGCTGATACAATTAAGGTTGGTGTTTTACACTCACTATCAGGAACGATGGCTATTTCTGAAACAACATTAAAAGATACGGTATTAATGTTAATCAAAAAACAGAATGAAAAAGGTGGATTATTAGGTAAAAAATTAGAACCTGTTGTAGTAGATCCTGCTTCAAACTGGCCACTATTTGCTGAAAAAATGAGAAGTTTACTTACTAAAGATAAAGTTGATGTAACATTTGGTTGTTGGACATCTGTTTCTAGAAAATCTGTTCTTCCTGTTGTTGAAGAGTTAAATGGTATTTTATTTTATCCTGTTCAATATGAAGGTGAAGAATCATCTAAAAATATTTTCTATACTGGTGCTGCACCAAACCAACAAGCAATTCCAGCAGTTGATTACTTAATGAATGAAGTTAAAGTTAAAAGATGGGTATTAGCAGGAACTGATTATGTTTATCCAAGAACAACAAATAAGATTTTAAAAGCATATTTAAAATCTAAGGGTGTAAAAGATAAAGATATTATGGTTAATTATACTCCATTTGGATATTCAGACTGGCAAAGTATAGTAAGTGATATTAAAAAGTTTGGTAGCACTGGATTAAAAACTGCTGTTGTTTCTACTATTAATGGTGATGCAAATGTACCATTTTATAAAGAGTTAGCAAATCAAGGTATTAAAGCTGAAGATATTCCTGTTGTTGCATTCTCTGTTGGAGAAGAGGAACTTTCAGGTATAGATACTAAACCATTAGTTGGACACTTAGCTGCATGGAATTACTTTCAAAGTGTTGAAACAAAACAAAATGATGATTTTATTAAATCTTGGCACAAATTCAAAAAAGATAATAAAAAAGTTACAAATGACCCAATGGAAGCTACTTATATTGGATTTAACTTATGGGTAAAAGCTGTTAAAAAAGCTGGAACTACAGATGTTGATAAAGTAAGAAAAGCAATGATTGGATTATCAGTTCCTAACTTAACTAGTGGAACAGCAACAATGCTTAAAAATCACCATATTACAAAACCAGTATTAATTGGAGAAATTCAAGATAATGGGCAATTTGAAACTGTATGGGAAACAAAAAAAGAAGTACCAGGTGATGCTTGGTCAAACTATTTACCAGATAGCAAAAATTTAATTTCTGATTGGACAGATCCTGTTAATTGTGGAAATTATAATACAGTTACTAAAAAATGTTTAGGAAATAGTAAATAA